The following proteins are encoded in a genomic region of Hippoglossus hippoglossus isolate fHipHip1 chromosome 3, fHipHip1.pri, whole genome shotgun sequence:
- the calca gene encoding calcitonin/calcitonin-related polypeptide, alpha isoform X1: MGVMIMLKLWTLLLGNALIICQIYVSQAAPSRSSNELMSDGVTLTNDDAQSFLRAFKELMQITSDEQDPRAADGNSLDRAMSKRCTGLSTCVLGKLSQDIHKLQTYPRTNVGAGTPGKKRSLSEQYENNGSSYN; this comes from the exons ATG GGAGTCATGATAATGCTGAAGCTGTGGACTCTCCTTCTTGGCAATGCGCTGATCATTTGTCAGATATACGTCTCACAGGCAGCTCCATCCAG ATCTAGCAACGAGTTGATGTCAGATGGAGTCACACTAACAAACGACGATGCTCAAAGTTTTCTCAGAGCCTTCAAGGAGTTGATGCAGATAACTTCAGATGAGCAAGACCCCCGAGCAGCTGATGGGAACAG CCTGGACAGAGCCATGTCTAAGCGCTGCACCGGCCTGAGCACTTGTGTGCTGGGCAAACTCTCCCAGGATATTCACAAACTGCAAACATATCCCCGCACCAACGTGGGAGCGGGGACACCGGGCAAGAAGAGAAGTCTGTCTGAGCAATATGAAAACAACGGCAGCTCGTACAACTGA
- the calca gene encoding calcitonin/calcitonin-related polypeptide, alpha isoform X2, giving the protein MGVMIMLKLWTLLLGNALIICQIYVSQAAPSRSSNELMSDGVTLTNDDAQSFLRAFKELMQITSDEQDPRAADGNSNVTAQKRGCNTSTCVTHRLADLLSRTGGLGYNNFVPTNVGAQAFGRRKRHGNV; this is encoded by the exons ATG GGAGTCATGATAATGCTGAAGCTGTGGACTCTCCTTCTTGGCAATGCGCTGATCATTTGTCAGATATACGTCTCACAGGCAGCTCCATCCAG ATCTAGCAACGAGTTGATGTCAGATGGAGTCACACTAACAAACGACGATGCTCAAAGTTTTCTCAGAGCCTTCAAGGAGTTGATGCAGATAACTTCAGATGAGCAAGACCCCCGAGCAGCTGATGGGAACAG CAATGTCACAGCACAGAAGCGAGGATGTAACACATCCACCTGTGTGACCCATCGCTTGGCCGACTTGCTGAGTCGGACGGGGGGACTTGGATACAACAACTTTGTTCCCACCAACGTGGGCGCCCAGGCGTTTGGCAGACGGAAGCGGCACGGCAATGTTTGA
- the LOC117755397 gene encoding vitamin D 25-hydroxylase, translating into MVSIKSPSLVPVSGAQTLLAGVCLAVALLAFLLVRQLFKQRRPPGFPPGPSPIPVIGNILSLATEPHVFLKKQSEVHGQIFSIDLGGILTVVLNGYDCVKECLYHQSEVFADRPSLPLFKKMTKMGGLLNSKYGKGWIEHRKLACNSFRYFGSGQRQFERKISEECMFFVDAIDKHKGKPFNPKHLVTNAVSNITNLIIFGQRFTYDDRNFQHMIELFSENVELAVSGWALLYNAFPWIEYLPFGKHQKLFRNAAEVYDFLLQVIQTFSQGRVPHVPRHYVDAYLDELEQNVGDPSSSFSYENLIYSVGELIIAGTETTTNTLRWAMLYMALYPNIQERVHSEIDSVLSNGRAPTLEDKQKMPFVDAVLHEVLRFCNIVPLGIFRATTQDANVKGYSIPKGTMVITNLYSVHFDEKYWNDPGVFLPQRFLDSNGNFVKREAFLPFSLGKRCCLGEQLARMEMFLFFTTLLQRFHLQFPPGIVPSLTPKLGMTLQPKPYSICAVRRQQRVPSPGDTPYHK; encoded by the exons ATGGTTTCGATCAAGTCTCCGTCTCTGGTGCCGGTGTCCGGGGCTCAGACTCTGCTCGCGGGGGTCTGCCTGGCCGTCGCCCTGCTCGCCTTCCTGCTGGTCCGGCAGCTCTTCAAGCAGAGGAGACCCCCGGGCTTCCCTCCCGGACCCTCTCCCATCCCTGTCATAGGAAACATACTGTCCCTGGCCACCGAGCCGCACGTCTTCCTCAAGAAGCAGAGTGAAGTTCATGGACAg ATTTTCAGTATTGACCTGGGAGGCATCCTGACTGTGGTGTTGAATGGATATGATTGTGTGAAGGAGTGTCTTTACCATCAGAGTGAGGTGTTTGCTGATCGCCCGTCGTTGCCTTTATTCAAGAAAATGACCAAAATGGGCG GCCTTCTGAACTCTAAATATGGCAAAGGCTGGATCGAACACCGTAAACTGGCGTGCAACTCTTTCCGTTACTTCGGCAGTGGCCAGAGGCAGTTCGAGAGGAAGATCTCCGAGGAGTGCATGTTCTTCGTCGACGCCATCGACAAGCACAAGGGGAAGCCCTTCAACCCCAAACACCTCGTGACCAACGCCGTGTCCAACATCACCAACCTGATCATCTTCGGACAACGCTTCACCTACGACGACCGCAACTTCCAGCACATGATCGAGCTCTTCAGCGAGAACGTGGAGTTAGCAGTGAGCGGCTGGGCCCTTCTCTACAACGCCTTCCCGTGGATTGAGTATTTGCCGTTTGGAAAACACCAGAAGCTGTTCCGCAACGCTGCGGAGGTTTATGATTTCTTACTGCAGGTGATACAAACTTTCTCTCAGGGCAGGGTGCCACATGTACCTCGACACTATGTCGACGCTTATTTGGATGAGTTGGAACAGAATGTAGGAGACCCCAGTTCCTCTTTTTCCTACGAGAACCTCATCTATTCAGTTGGCGAGCTCATAATTGCTGGAACAGAGACCACAACCAACACCCTGCGCTGGGCCATGCTGTACATGGCCCTCTACCCCAACATCCAAG AGAGGGTGCACAGTGAGATCGACAGCGTTCTCTCCAACGGGAGGGCGCCCACGCTGGAGGACAAGCAGAAGATGCCCTTCGTGGACGCCGTTCTGCACGAGGTCCTTCGCTTCTGCAACATCGTGCCGCTTGGTATTTTCCGCGCCACCACCCAGGATGCAAATGTCAAGGGGTACTCGATTCCTAAAGGCACCATGGTGATTACGAACCTCTACTCGGTGCACTTTGATGAGAAGTACTGGAACGACCCCGGCGTTTTCTTACCGCAGAGGTTTCTGGACAGCAATGGCAACTTTGTGAAGCGCGAGGCCTTCCTTCCCTTCTCCTTGG GGAAGCGTTGCTGCTTAGGTGAACAACTGGCCCGGATGGAGATGTTCCTCTTTTTCACCACTTTGCTGCAGAGGTTTCACCTCCAGTTCCCTCCAGGAATCGTCCCCAGCCTCACTCCCAAACTGGGCATGACCCTACAGCCCAAACCCTACTCCATCTGTGCTGTCCGCAGACAACAGAGAGTCCCGTCCCCTGGAGACACTCCTTACCACAAGTAG